The Oceanicaulis alexandrii DSM 11625 DNA segment CCGCTGGGAGCAGCCTCACATCACCGAAGTCAGCGCCGCATCGCCAGAGCTGGCCGCCCGTTCGGCGCAAACCCTGCTCGATCATGCGAGCGCGGCCGGCGAGACGCCGGACCGCATCTCGGTCTTCCTGCCCACCCCGGATTCCCCGCGGCTCGCTGGCGGGTATGGCGACACCTACTGGTTCATTGATGAGAGCGCGGCTTTGGGCGAGACGATCGACCACGGCTTTTCCGAATTTCTGATCGACCTGCATTACTATCTGCATCTGCCCTCCACGCTGGGCCTGATCGTGGTGGGGCTTTTGGGCGTGATGATGCTGGCGCTGGTCGTGTCAGGATTCCTGGCCCATCCGCGTGTGTTCAAGGATGCGTTTCGCAGTCACAAGCCCGGCAATGGCCAGCTGAGCCTGGCGGACCGCCACAACCGGCTGTCGGTCTGGGGCGCGCCGTTTCACATCATGATCCCGCTGACCGGCGCCGCTTTGGGGCTCGCCACCCTCGTGGCGCTGACCCTGGCGCAGACCCAGCCGGGCATGACCGTCAACGCGATGTTCGATACCGTTTTCGGCCCCGGCGCAGAGGAGACCGCAGAAGCCGGTCCCCTGCCCGACATCGCCCAGGCGCTGCGCGTGGTGGAGAGCGACTTCACCGACGCTGGCCTGACGCCCTGGATCGTGCAGATCGAAAACCCCGGACAGGACGGGCAGACCCTGCAAATCCTGACCGCCGCCAATCAGCGGCTGATCTTCGGCGAATACCTGCAATTCTCCCCGGACGGCGCGTTCATCGGCAAGACCGGACTGGATGACGGCGCATTTGGTCAACAGGCCACGGCGTCCGTCTACAACCTGCATTTCGGAAACTGGGGCGGCGTGCCCGTCAAGCTGATCTATGTGGCGCTGGGCCTCGCTCTGTGCGTGGTCTGCGTCAGCGGCGTGCAGCTCTGGCTTTACAAGCGCGCCCGCAAAAAAGGCCCGCAGCCGCGTCTGGAACGCAGCTGGATCGCTTTGGTCTGGGGACCGCCGGCCCTGATCGGTCTCGTGCTGGCGCTCGACCGGGTGCTGGGCCTCGCAGACGCGGCGATGCCTGCGGTCTTCTGGATCGGCTTGCTGATCATCACGGGGCTCAGCATGTTCACGCCGTCAACCGCGACGCTGTCTCGCGGTCTAAAACTGTCGGGCTCGGCGCTGATTCTCATTGGCGCGGGTGCGCATTTCCTGGCCTATGGCGTGTCCGGCTATCAAAGCCCGGCAGCCTGGGGCGTATTCGCAGGCTTGATGATCAGCGCCCTGGCGCTAGGCGTGAACGCCTTGACGGCCTCAACGCCTCTTCGCGCGCCAAAGCCCGCACCCGCTGACCCGCAGGTTCAAGCCTAAACCAAGACGACATTGCGCCCTTTACCGGGGATGGGGTCCATCACAGATGGCGGACAGTTCAGCCAGGCGGTCATCTGCCCCCAGCGCTGAAAGCCGCGCGCCGCGAATTCACGATCCCTGAGAAGTTTGACCATCAGCGCCGCTTTCTTGCAGTTACGCGGACCGGTGATGTAGGCGATCTGGGTTGTGAGCGGGATGTGCAAGCTGACGCTCAAGGCCAGCTCGCTGTACTCAAACGGATGCTGGCGGATCGTCGCGGCGCGATAATCCACGATCAGGCCCTGAACAGGTATCTCCCGGAAGCGCTCGCCCAAGCGGCGTATGCCGGGCACGGACTGGTCAATCGTCATGTTGGCGCCAACCGCCAGATACCAGATCCTCGGACGCTCACAGATCAATTCACTGGCGTAAATCAAACGGCTCATGCCAAGAATTCTGCGGCGCATATTTTAATAACTTATGATCGTGTCGCGCGTCTGAATCCACGGGCGCCGGGCCGCCATCAGCCCCGACAGCGGTCTGTTTCCCCTCGCTCGATCAAGGCTCTGGAACGCATCAGAGCCTCTGTGACAAGCCCCATCACCGCCTTGATCCGCGGCGCATCGCGAAGATCGGGATGTGTGAGCACCCACAAATCTTCCCAAGGCTCCACTTTTGAGCCCGGAATGCGGATCAATCGCTCATCTGACTCTGCGATATAACAAGCCCCCCGGATCATGCCCTGCCCGCGCGCGGCCGCCTCGTGCAGCATATCGATATCATCAATCACATAGCCGACCGGCGCTTCTGGGCATGGGGAGCGCTCGATCCATTGCGCCGGCGTGCGCCGCACCAGCCAGCGCCGGTCAGGCAGGGCCACCTGGTCGAAATAATCCCGGGCGCAGTAATGGGCCAGCGCATAGGGAAACAACCGTCGCCCCACCAGATGCTCATCCGGCGCAGATGCGCCGCGAATGACGATGTCCGCATCAGACCGGTCCAGATCCGCATAGGCGTACGAGCATTTCAATGTCAGCGAAATATCAGGATTGGCTTGTGCAAACGCGGTCAGCTCT contains these protein-coding regions:
- a CDS encoding PepSY-associated TM helix domain-containing protein, which produces MAASSRPSVWPDLSAKLVARMLSAHAGIGVVLGALLYIVSLSGVLVVFHAEFARWEQPHITEVSAASPELAARSAQTLLDHASAAGETPDRISVFLPTPDSPRLAGGYGDTYWFIDESAALGETIDHGFSEFLIDLHYYLHLPSTLGLIVVGLLGVMMLALVVSGFLAHPRVFKDAFRSHKPGNGQLSLADRHNRLSVWGAPFHIMIPLTGAALGLATLVALTLAQTQPGMTVNAMFDTVFGPGAEETAEAGPLPDIAQALRVVESDFTDAGLTPWIVQIENPGQDGQTLQILTAANQRLIFGEYLQFSPDGAFIGKTGLDDGAFGQQATASVYNLHFGNWGGVPVKLIYVALGLALCVVCVSGVQLWLYKRARKKGPQPRLERSWIALVWGPPALIGLVLALDRVLGLADAAMPAVFWIGLLIITGLSMFTPSTATLSRGLKLSGSALILIGAGAHFLAYGVSGYQSPAAWGVFAGLMISALALGVNALTASTPLRAPKPAPADPQVQA
- a CDS encoding LysR family transcriptional regulator, with protein sequence MTNWDDFRLVLALARTGAIRQAGAALGVNHATVSRRLADLTRRMGGAVFERISGRYQVTAVGAPVLEAAIRMEAACLEGERRLRAVSPDMAGPVTVSLPDAIARVVLLEELTAFAQANPDISLTLKCSYAYADLDRSDADIVIRGASAPDEHLVGRRLFPYALAHYCARDYFDQVALPDRRWLVRRTPAQWIERSPCPEAPVGYVIDDIDMLHEAAARGQGMIRGACYIAESDERLIRIPGSKVEPWEDLWVLTHPDLRDAPRIKAVMGLVTEALMRSRALIERGETDRCRG